The genomic region aagctgCTTGCCTGAGAAATAATACAACTGTAAACCAGCAATACTAGACACAAATTCTTCTAATTGAGCTGTGGAACAGCCGCGGTCCACACCTTTCCTTCCTGTTCAATTCTGCTGCGACAGTCCATCAGCTGACTCTGGAGGTCGGACTTCTCTTCAGTCAGGAGCTTCAGACGCTGTCTCAATGTTTCCTGCGGAAAAGTGTTTCCATCAAATAGCAACTTTCCTAACAAAGAGGTATAAAAAGGTGTTGGTGACGTCTAATTGCAAATCAATTTGTCCTAGAATTACACAGATATGTCTACCAGaatcaaacaataacagaacaaCCCAAAAATGGATTAGACTCATGCATTATTCAATAACTAAATTTACACATTAAAGCTAAGGCATGGTAAGGCTAGATGAGATTTCTGGTACAGCACAGAGCAATGAAACTTGATATGGGGTTTTGGaactgtttctttaaaaaaagaagcagctgTTGTTAGCTTTAATTAATAGCACTGTAAGCAGCGTGATTAAGGATGCAGCATTAAACATGCATCATGCCAGTTCAGCGCCCGTGGATCAGCCTGTTGCTAAGTATtgtaataaaagtaaattaaatgttacagCAAGTGGTGATGAGTAAAATTTCTTAGTAgcaataccacactgtgaaaataatacaaataaatgccCTGCATTCATAtcagcaaaaatgtaaattatcaaaagtaaaagtactcattctGCAGAAGATTGATCCCTGACAGTGTTTAACTATTGTATATGATGTTTTGGATGAATATTACTGCTGCATTAATTTTGCATACTTCTGCTGTATATATTTATGGTTGAAACCATTTAACTTCTTTATATACAGTTGGGTAGTTAAATCTACAGCAATCCATCATCCTGTAATCATCCATCACTCTATAAGatcatatgtttttatttaaaagcgTTAAGTGCTATGTATCTCCAGAAACTTTTCATGAGGTTCAGAAAAACAGCTATTTAAGCTTAATGAAAACGGCTGTTTTTAGGTTCttcataaaaattcaaaatcaccaattttaaaatgacatcgTTTTTATTGGACACCAAGGGTATAAAAAATTGTAATCTGAAAATGGGCTACATGTTTGAGGTACCTGTACTTTACttcagtatttcttttaatgCTAAGAAAGGTACTAACCCAAAGTGcatgtcattaaaaatataaatattttttaagatgCGCACAGTGCACTGTAGATGTGCGCTGTGGCCAGTGGCAAGCGCAGCGCGTTTGGTCAGAAAAGCTTACAACGGTCATCCCTTTGACACACTTGTGAACATTATGCATATTAGCTCCAGCACATCCTAAACAACATTATAGACCAATGGAATtccattgctaggcaacagcctgGCCCATTGTTAACTTCCTGTCAGTTGATGTCATTCACTGCActgcaaaaggaaaacaaccTGGGtctatttaaattgtttatgtATAGCTACATCTGTAAAAAGTTCGATGTCCAGACTCTAAAACGACATACGACATTACTGCCGCACATTAACGGTTAAATCATGTGATAGTTCTATTAAAATAACAGGTGCTGTTTTAGACACGTAGTAAACATTGTGAAATGGAACTAGTAAAGTTTAGACAACACAGATACTTAGTCAGTGTTAATAAAACATCAGGGATAGCTTTATtagctttatttattaaattagtCACTTAAAACTGCTAAAATGAGGATGTAATGTGATCGGGTCTTAAGGTCGGTGAAATTAGGTTAATTTCAAAACGACAGTTAACTTTTGGTTTCACGTGGGAAGGACCCTGCTCTCCAgagtgaaagtcctgtattgGTTTGTCCCTTCCATCACACCAACCTGTCTCCTTTAACTTGGGGatctactacttttttttttttacctcatttaCTTGTTTGCTCTCGTGATAATAACTACAGCGACGATAGGTTTGCTGCCTAACAAGAAACATAGTGTTTGGTCATCATGAACTGCTTCCATGATCGACCCATTACGTATgaggcacaaagacacacatatttAGACTGTATTGTGCAACCttttagtgttttgtgtgtgttgaagcaTTGTAATTATTGTGTAGGGCAGGCTACTACTCTCCCATGGTTTGTAATCCAGTGATTGCAATGCTGTGATTAAACTGTGGTTGATTCAGGCTGCATCATCGAGAGGATGGTGAACAGCTGGCTTTACAATCCTTTCTGTTCTGCCCGCCTTCTCCCCTCATTCTCCGACTATGGCTCTCTCTGCTATGCACTTCTTACCTTAAACACATTTCCAGCTCTGGTTGTTAATCtgcactacaaaaaaaacttactaAAAAACACTATTACAAAACAGATCATTAAAAAGCTCAATAGAAATTCAACATGTTTGCACTCACTACCAGCATGTCATCATAAATTCGGATGGAGGCCAATCGATCTGTGAAAAACAAGAGAACATTATGTGTGCATGCTTTAAAATAGGAATTAATTCTTtacatttaagttgtttttatacACTATACAGTTGAAAGTAAAGATTGACTTAAAGAGTGTTCAGGGACGGTGTATTCATGGGATGTTGGTAACATTAACATCCTGCCAATCATGCTCAATacccctcttttttttcagagcAGACAGAGGAGCCTTCTGACACTAAGAATAAGTGTCCCCCAGTACCAGCCCTGAGCTGctttatgtactgtaatttTGAGCTtcctgaaagtgtttttttttttcataaaaagtaaaactgcAAGGATTTCAATCTTGGTGATGAGAAAGTAAACCATACAGTACTCTGAGGTATTTGACTGTTGTGTAAAGcttgattttaaattgaaagattccaataaaaacacaacaaacgtACTTCCAGCATAAACCTCTTTCAAAGCTAGCAGGAGCCTGTGCACTCAACTCACCCATGGGGTTTCCTCGTAGGTCCTCCAGTCTCTCATGGATGAGTGACATCTGTCTGTCCAACTGTCCATTTAGCTCAGTCTGTGTCTCATACCTTGTCTTCCACTCATTTCCTGATACAGAATATGAGAAACTGTCACACTAGCATGTATAGTCACATTTTGGGAAGGGCAAATTACAAACGATACTGAAGAGGGACGGGGCTGATAGAAACCAGTGGATTGTTGGATACTCATGCCAATGTGGCTGAATGTGACAGATTTATGGAActagaattgtttctttattacatgtgagaaaaaaaaaagatctgagagagaaaaaaaagtttgagagaaagagttatcactttgacagcaaaaaaaacatttgagagaaattaatatttgagagaaaaagctTGTATACCAATGGCAAAATTctcttttaaaatactttttttaaactctcaaatatatatatttttgctatcagtgtgaaaaaaattctctgaaaaataagtgtttctctcaaaacgtaaaatctctctcaaaatattttttcaactctcaaatatatattttagctatcagtttaaaaaaacaattttctaaaaaaaacgtTGTTTTTCTCACTCTCAAAGCATAAGTCTTTGCTCTCGATTTAGTTTTTTGCTCCCGTCTCAGGAATTTTCTCTCGACGTGAAAACAGTGTCAACagccacgttcctattggccagttgggtgagcaccgtcttgtcttgggagtccatctgaatcattacacTATCGTCTCCGCcataactagcagccagcccacttCTTAATAAATACCTTTAAATTATCTGAACACTTTTTActagtcaaactgaaacactggcggttaGCTCCAGGTCCAGCAGCCGGGACGGACCGCCATCAGTGGAGCTCCGCCAGCGTGGAAACATGGCTAGAAAGCTTCGCTGCCGACCTCGACCAAATTTCTCCCCCCCTCCCGgcgctcaccgccagtgttggtaATAGCCAGCTAGCGTTAGCGAACtactagctagcgttagcgaaCTAACCAACCAGCCAGCACACCCGGTAGCAGCGGCACATCCCCCGGACATGAACAGAGCTCGCTTTGCTGATGTTGTACCCACATTTTGAATACCTGCCAAAAATTGCACCCGCTTGGGCAGCTACAGTAATTTCTGCTCAATATTGTATCTCTTAAACCCTCACTGCAGCCAATTTGCATCCAGGTAGCAAGGAAATGATATTAAAACGTCTGTAAACGTTCTAAAATTATAATCATCCTTGATGaacatgacaaagaaatgtatttataccCTAGCTTTTAAACAGTAGCTGCTTTGTCTTACAAAATCATAATATCACCatcgccagtgtttcagtttgactgttaaaaagtgttaagataattaaaaagtatttatttagaagGCTAGCTTCTAGGCTGGTTGCTATCTTTGGCAGTGATAAaggtgtaatgattcagattCTCTCAGATCGTTTTTCTCTCGCATGTATTAAAGAAACCATTCTGGCTCCATATAGATGgtggtaataataatattaataataaatcacTCCTCACCTTCCCCATCAACACTGTGCAGTCTTTCTTGCAGTTCACACATGGTGCTCCGCAGTTCAGACACAGACTCCTCAAGCATTTCTCTGAGCCcaaacaatgttatttttgcaatgaaaaataacaaaaaacatttaatctcCTTGATAGCTTTATAAGTAATACAATTCCTTCATTCAAACTTACTTCATTTCCCTCTCTTGCTCAAGTTCTTCCTGCAGTTGTGCCAAATCGTATTTGCTGTAGTCGCTATCTCCATTCATGTTTGTGAAAAACTGACATCAATTGAAGACAAGTTTGTGCCTCGTGGTGTCCATGGAGACCGCTCTTTCCGGTTCGTTCAGGTGGCCTCGGACATCATGGACCAGATTAGCGGGAGGTTTGTAAATAAAACCTCTTCCTTGGCTAAATCATAGACCAATATGTAGTCGGCTAAATATGACAGTACACGAATAAGCTCTTAAATTAGctacatatttatcatatagcctacagtgtttttttttgcaagcaGCCATTTCTATCAAGCTTATTTCGCACTTGCAAATTCCTCTGTAGGCCACCAGCTCTTAATTCAACATTTCTAGCTAGATAGGCTACATGCCTGTTGATTTATCTCGCAGAATATATTATAATTGGAGAAACAAATATGCAAACACAGaacttgtttttctccctctatCAGAACACCTTTCATGAAACAGCCcaattagaaaaagaaatgtttcataCTTGCGTAAATgagtttttataaaaaacatctgGGTTTTGCTTTACATTATTATGCCCTTTAACACATATCATACATATGGCCTAGGACTAGGTGCGGAACCATTAAGTCTACCGTTTACTGGAATGTTTTGTCATGTACACAAAATATGTCAGCGACATATTGACAAATAAACCAATAattcatgtaaaacaaaacaat from Etheostoma cragini isolate CJK2018 chromosome 13, CSU_Ecrag_1.0, whole genome shotgun sequence harbors:
- the ccdc169 gene encoding coiled-coil domain-containing protein 169 isoform X2 produces the protein MNGDSDYSKYDLAQLQEELEQEREMKEMLEESVSELRSTMCELQERLHSVDGEGNEWKTRYETQTELNGQLDRQMSLIHERLEDLRGNPMDRLASIRIYDDMLVETLRQRLKLLTEEKSDLQSQLMDCRSRIEQEGKAFHKTNDERRAYLSEIAKLSSTCESQQKQYSAQPQRAPKSKQRRERQTSRKAEANSKKEKERDEDGGGACLKVGGGGGGGATAERREEKKSQRGSWLPSLKDYLKHNP
- the ccdc169 gene encoding coiled-coil domain-containing protein 169 isoform X3, whose product is MNGDSDYSKYDLAQLQEELEQEREMKEMLEESVSELRSTMCELQERLHSVDGEGNEWKTRYETQTELNGQLDRQMSLIHERLEDLRGNPMDRLASIRIYDDMLVETLRQRLKLLTEEKSDLQSQLMDCRSRIEQEGKAFHKTNDERRAYLSEIAKLSSTCESQQKQYSAQPQRAPKSKQRRSVRHNTYRERQTSRKAEANSKKEKERDEDGGGACLKVKHGDKSLQYLSKHESPYCT
- the ccdc169 gene encoding coiled-coil domain-containing protein 169 isoform X1: MNGDSDYSKYDLAQLQEELEQEREMKEMLEESVSELRSTMCELQERLHSVDGEGNEWKTRYETQTELNGQLDRQMSLIHERLEDLRGNPMDRLASIRIYDDMLVETLRQRLKLLTEEKSDLQSQLMDCRSRIEQEGKAFHKTNDERRAYLSEIAKLSSTCESQQKQYSAQPQRAPKSKQRRSVRHNTYRERQTSRKAEANSKKEKERDEDGGGACLKVGGGGGGGATAERREEKKSQRGSWLPSLKDYLKHNP
- the ccdc169 gene encoding coiled-coil domain-containing protein 169 isoform X4, whose protein sequence is MNGDSDYSKYDLAQLQEELEQEREMKEMLEESVSELRSTMCELQERLHSVDGEGNEWKTRYETQTELNGQLDRQMSLIHERLEDLRGNPMDRLASIRIYDDMLVETLRQRLKLLTEEKSDLQSQLMDCRSRIEQEGKAFHKTNDERRAYLSEIAKLSSTCESQQKQYSAQPQRAPKSKQRRERQTSRKAEANSKKEKERDEDGGGACLKVKHGDKSLQYLSKHESPYCT